Proteins from one Sulfurovum sp. TSL1 genomic window:
- a CDS encoding hemerythrin family protein, which translates to MLIQQQDVQQVANAMMNMLHEDEMEVINAFYDAVKAKDVEKVDELFPGFLTEIETHFKTEEDMMEQSAYSDMQMHKSDHDLIRKKLEKFHKRWEVLKGPKELQGFLEKDFKKWYTQHISKWDAQTAPNVG; encoded by the coding sequence ATGCTAATTCAACAACAAGATGTACAACAAGTGGCAAATGCCATGATGAATATGCTGCATGAAGATGAGATGGAAGTGATCAATGCCTTTTATGATGCGGTGAAAGCCAAAGATGTAGAAAAAGTGGATGAACTTTTCCCTGGATTTTTAACGGAAATTGAAACCCACTTTAAAACAGAAGAAGATATGATGGAGCAAAGTGCCTACTCTGATATGCAGATGCACAAAAGCGATCATGATCTCATAAGAAAAAAATTGGAAAAGTTTCATAAACGATGGGAAGTACTGAAAGGGCCAAAAGAGCTACAAGGTTTTTTGGAAAAAGATTTTAAGAAGTGGTACACGCAGCATATCTCAA
- a CDS encoding ATP-dependent Clp protease adaptor ClpS, translating to MPVTIKKPKTLKAYLKTEFDTPKFCLVSIINDKYVSWEFCMTMLKEVFHKDQEEAEAIAHEIVTNGEGFCGGYMFEIAQTKAEMIEEKAKKEGFDLVCLIEEV from the coding sequence ATGCCAGTAACGATTAAAAAGCCCAAAACACTCAAAGCTTACTTGAAAACAGAGTTCGATACACCTAAGTTCTGCCTTGTTTCAATCATCAATGATAAGTATGTTTCATGGGAATTTTGTATGACAATGCTCAAAGAAGTGTTTCATAAAGATCAGGAAGAAGCAGAAGCTATTGCCCATGAGATCGTAACCAATGGTGAAGGGTTTTGTGGCGGGTATATGTTTGAAATAGCGCAAACCAAAGCAGAAATGATCGAAGAAAAAGCGAAAAAAGAAGGTTTTGATCTAGTATGCTTGATTGAAGAAGTGTAA
- a CDS encoding group III truncated hemoglobin: protein MTIFYEKALEDEVLAPFFIDEIGEDLSSEDWFEHIDLLADFWLAKILGENTYYGNFVGAHVKMPHLKRETFTRWLELFSVTADEVYVADIADAFKKKGEQFAKQFLNTRKKI from the coding sequence ATGACGATATTTTATGAGAAAGCGTTAGAAGATGAAGTGTTGGCCCCTTTTTTTATAGATGAGATCGGTGAGGATCTAAGCAGTGAGGATTGGTTTGAACACATAGATCTTTTAGCAGATTTCTGGCTGGCTAAAATACTGGGAGAAAACACGTATTATGGCAATTTTGTGGGTGCACATGTCAAGATGCCTCATTTAAAAAGAGAAACATTTACGAGATGGCTGGAACTTTTCTCAGTGACGGCTGATGAAGTATATGTAGCTGATATCGCTGATGCGTTCAAGAAAAAAGGAGAGCAGTTCGCTAAACAGTTTCTCAACACGAGGAAAAAGATTTAG
- a CDS encoding DUF2309 domain-containing protein, whose product MSILEKLNAVKNTVPHYWPIGSFIHHNPLKGFEHLNFKEGLDKAQSIFGGRVYMESSYYLKLYEEGKIDPDILRSNLEKILEIDGLAEYYDLAEKCLLEVNPKWNSFRSPASITEHKIDEELLAYLDEKFFYHNKEKWRRKLTKHMTLYEINDILFDRDDKELIEKEVIEYVSRFLDEEQTTLTMSNRDLGMFETFKLYENLDYANDSETFVKEALEKLQVAEEDIERNLLKHILKLHGWAGFIKYRSEDPNYYSQQQYPSSLMDYLAIRFYYELKYLKNRKISNYQELANYIQDNSAYVLLKILKYKGSLPGKFIDAMEDQQNYDEILESYTQYVLQLDAKQVHLASDHLGNTDIPLTELAKIMETLREEEGYVWLKSLEDSYIRCYVDEFTTVPQEENEKAVASATFCLDVRSEVIRRQIESSGPYETYGAGGFLGLPIAFVEFDKSHELFLSPAIVKAGNIVFEIPKELYEDYSSKKGMNKTTKKVLSDLKNNPYTPYIMVEAIGWIFGINLFGKTFSPRRTQKLFSKLKPQKPKTTYTLDKLSPEEIEMYVNKLHTHIISEVLSGNGPKEYSTEEIQAIRDHLVLGKELKTALSDELVEKLKNEYKITEEDYTFQKHKLSMVGFTLEEKVHYLHNYLTMIGQVDDFPQFVTIIGHGSISDNNPFESALDCGACGGNISLPNTRALCMIANTKEVREALKEKGIVIPDSTKFIPGMHITTTDEIKYYDTDILTAEEMPKFFQIMHDFNKASQMSREERIKALPYTHTQEDVMIKSMDWSEPRPEWGLAGNMGAFAGPRSTTKHVNLHNRFFMHSYDWRVDNDNADILTRIFDGPLIVGEWINMEHYFSTVDNAIYGAGSKVYHNVVAKVGVYNGNYSDLKIGLPTQSVQLEGEAYHEPVRLLTFMEAPLEKVGKAVENSIAKEFILNEWIRPVIIDKEAKKVYSYESGDFKVIKELS is encoded by the coding sequence ATGAGTATATTAGAAAAACTGAATGCCGTTAAAAATACTGTTCCGCACTATTGGCCTATCGGTTCATTCATTCATCATAATCCATTGAAAGGATTTGAACATCTTAACTTCAAAGAGGGACTCGATAAAGCCCAAAGTATTTTTGGCGGTAGAGTCTATATGGAGTCATCATACTATCTGAAACTCTATGAGGAAGGGAAGATCGATCCTGACATTCTGAGATCCAATCTGGAAAAAATTCTCGAGATCGACGGCCTGGCAGAATATTACGATCTGGCTGAAAAATGTCTCCTGGAAGTCAACCCGAAATGGAACAGTTTCAGAAGCCCTGCATCGATCACAGAACACAAGATCGATGAAGAACTTTTGGCATATCTGGATGAAAAATTCTTCTATCATAACAAAGAGAAATGGCGCAGAAAACTTACAAAGCACATGACGCTATATGAGATCAATGACATCCTTTTTGACAGGGATGATAAAGAGTTGATAGAAAAAGAAGTGATCGAATACGTCTCACGTTTCTTAGATGAAGAGCAGACGACACTCACGATGTCCAATAGAGATCTCGGTATGTTTGAAACGTTTAAACTCTATGAGAACCTTGACTATGCCAATGATTCTGAGACCTTTGTGAAAGAGGCGCTTGAAAAGCTGCAGGTTGCAGAGGAAGATATAGAAAGAAACCTTCTTAAGCACATTCTTAAACTTCATGGTTGGGCAGGATTTATCAAATATCGTTCCGAAGATCCTAACTATTATTCGCAACAGCAGTACCCTTCATCCTTAATGGATTATTTGGCGATCAGGTTCTACTATGAACTGAAGTATCTGAAGAACAGAAAGATCAGTAACTATCAAGAACTAGCGAATTATATTCAGGACAACAGTGCTTATGTTCTACTCAAAATACTTAAGTATAAAGGGAGCTTACCCGGAAAATTCATCGATGCGATGGAAGATCAGCAGAACTATGATGAGATCCTGGAAAGCTATACACAATACGTACTTCAACTGGATGCAAAACAAGTACATCTTGCGAGTGATCATCTTGGCAACACAGATATACCGCTTACGGAACTTGCGAAGATCATGGAGACACTGAGAGAAGAAGAAGGATATGTCTGGCTGAAATCACTTGAAGACAGTTATATCCGCTGTTATGTCGATGAGTTCACCACTGTACCACAGGAAGAAAATGAAAAAGCGGTAGCGTCTGCTACATTCTGTTTGGATGTAAGATCTGAAGTGATTCGAAGACAGATCGAAAGTTCTGGTCCATACGAAACCTATGGTGCCGGCGGCTTTTTGGGTCTTCCGATCGCATTTGTAGAGTTTGATAAATCGCATGAACTCTTTTTATCTCCGGCGATCGTAAAAGCGGGAAATATAGTATTTGAAATTCCAAAAGAGCTTTATGAAGATTACAGTTCCAAAAAAGGGATGAACAAAACGACCAAAAAAGTACTCAGTGATCTCAAGAACAACCCATATACACCCTATATTATGGTTGAGGCGATCGGATGGATCTTCGGTATCAACCTTTTTGGAAAAACGTTTTCACCGAGAAGAACACAGAAGCTTTTTTCAAAGCTCAAACCTCAAAAACCAAAAACGACCTATACACTGGATAAGCTTTCACCCGAAGAGATAGAGATGTATGTCAATAAACTTCATACACACATCATCAGTGAAGTCTTGTCGGGCAACGGCCCAAAAGAGTATTCAACAGAAGAGATCCAGGCGATCAGAGATCACCTTGTTTTAGGTAAGGAATTAAAGACAGCGTTGTCCGATGAACTCGTAGAAAAACTCAAAAATGAGTACAAGATCACAGAAGAGGACTATACCTTCCAAAAACACAAGCTCTCCATGGTCGGGTTCACACTTGAAGAGAAAGTGCACTATCTTCATAACTACCTGACAATGATAGGTCAAGTGGATGATTTTCCTCAATTTGTCACGATCATCGGGCACGGAAGTATCTCTGACAACAATCCATTTGAATCAGCACTGGATTGTGGTGCATGCGGAGGGAACATCTCTCTTCCAAACACAAGAGCACTTTGTATGATAGCCAATACCAAAGAGGTACGTGAAGCACTGAAAGAAAAAGGCATTGTCATTCCTGACAGTACAAAATTCATACCAGGGATGCACATCACTACCACGGATGAGATCAAATACTATGATACAGATATCCTCACAGCGGAAGAGATGCCCAAATTTTTCCAGATCATGCATGACTTTAACAAAGCATCACAAATGTCCAGAGAAGAAAGAATAAAGGCGCTTCCGTATACACATACACAAGAAGATGTGATGATCAAATCGATGGACTGGTCCGAGCCTAGACCTGAATGGGGACTGGCAGGTAATATGGGGGCCTTTGCAGGACCTCGAAGTACAACCAAACATGTCAATTTACACAATAGGTTCTTTATGCACTCTTATGACTGGCGTGTAGATAATGACAATGCCGATATCCTCACGCGTATCTTTGACGGGCCGCTCATCGTAGGTGAATGGATCAATATGGAGCACTATTTTTCTACGGTAGATAATGCCATTTATGGTGCTGGTTCTAAGGTCTATCACAATGTGGTGGCAAAAGTCGGTGTTTATAATGGTAATTACAGTGATCTAAAGATCGGTCTTCCTACACAATCAGTCCAGTTGGAAGGTGAAGCCTATCATGAACCGGTAAGACTGCTGACATTTATGGAAGCACCTTTGGAAAAAGTAGGAAAAGCTGTCGAAAACTCTATAGCCAAAGAGTTTATTTTAAATGAGTGGATACGTCCGGTGATCATTGATAAAGAGGCTAAGAAAGTCTACTCCTATGAGTCAGGTGATTTTAAAGTCATCAAAGAGCTTTCATAG
- a CDS encoding proton-conducting transporter membrane subunit, whose amino-acid sequence MEKIILLIPGIPLVIAFILIFVSKKEHIPKVSIMLSSMIALLGLYGTYHVITTDEPIHGLGGLFVFNELSAILVPYVAILGLVIRKYATKYMWDEPGYKRFFILLNFIFSAIYMLVMSNNLVILALAWQLMSISLYLLVSFNVASKSAVKNGSWTMLIHKAADLLFILAVILTYQTFGSVDLGQLSQTWLEMSKNPVENPTIFVIGLLFLVAAMMKSAIVPFHIWLPYTSEAPTPVSALMHAGVVNVGGILLNKLAFLLLLTPAVLNIAFVIGLFTAIFASVLMLVVPDIKRSLGYSTAGQMGYMIMEVGLGAFSLAIYHLMVHGIFKATLFLESGGLIRYARHDPNIPQRLSYKLFWEEKTEHKSNKTFNLIALFTILPLLIFIGVKMVLSEEFFEFNAAIVILAFGWLTGTQLFLSFFKVSRSDSIKVILALVSSFIIILFTYEFIGLALEHFIYGEHALLFYGAATLNVTIIMSMVALAAIMIIGWLFMYKQHFVHIQKSERPKRSRWLFYKLLAKEAYVSDFFIKYIKIFKKG is encoded by the coding sequence GTGGAAAAAATTATATTGCTTATTCCAGGTATACCGCTTGTTATAGCATTTATACTCATTTTTGTTAGCAAAAAGGAACACATTCCAAAAGTGAGTATTATGTTGTCAAGCATGATCGCATTGTTAGGGCTTTATGGGACCTATCATGTGATCACTACCGATGAACCCATACATGGACTTGGCGGTTTATTTGTTTTCAATGAACTCTCTGCCATACTCGTGCCTTATGTAGCGATCTTAGGTCTTGTGATCCGTAAATATGCTACAAAATATATGTGGGATGAACCGGGATACAAAAGGTTTTTTATCCTTTTGAATTTTATCTTCTCTGCCATCTATATGCTGGTCATGAGTAATAACCTTGTGATCCTTGCGCTTGCCTGGCAGCTTATGAGTATCAGTCTGTACCTCTTGGTATCCTTTAATGTTGCATCAAAAAGTGCGGTAAAAAACGGTAGTTGGACCATGCTGATCCATAAAGCGGCCGATCTGCTCTTTATACTTGCCGTGATATTGACCTATCAGACGTTCGGCAGTGTAGATTTGGGACAACTGAGTCAAACATGGCTGGAGATGTCTAAAAACCCTGTGGAGAATCCCACGATTTTTGTGATCGGGTTACTTTTCTTAGTGGCTGCCATGATGAAATCTGCGATCGTGCCCTTTCATATCTGGCTGCCTTATACCTCTGAAGCTCCTACCCCTGTGTCGGCTTTAATGCATGCGGGTGTGGTCAATGTTGGAGGTATTTTGCTCAATAAATTGGCTTTCTTGCTTCTACTGACACCGGCCGTATTGAATATTGCATTTGTGATAGGACTCTTTACTGCTATTTTTGCATCAGTGTTAATGCTGGTAGTACCGGACATCAAACGTTCACTTGGTTACTCCACAGCGGGACAAATGGGATATATGATCATGGAGGTCGGTCTTGGTGCATTCAGTCTGGCTATCTATCACCTTATGGTACACGGTATCTTTAAGGCAACACTCTTTTTGGAGTCAGGCGGACTGATACGTTATGCAAGACATGATCCTAACATTCCACAACGTCTTTCTTACAAGTTGTTCTGGGAAGAAAAAACAGAGCATAAAAGTAACAAAACGTTCAATCTTATTGCACTCTTTACCATCCTGCCGCTTCTAATATTCATCGGAGTGAAAATGGTGCTTAGTGAAGAGTTCTTTGAGTTTAACGCAGCGATCGTGATCTTGGCATTTGGTTGGCTGACAGGTACCCAGCTCTTCTTGTCCTTCTTTAAGGTTTCAAGGTCCGACTCGATCAAAGTGATCTTGGCACTTGTGAGTTCTTTTATCATTATCCTGTTTACTTACGAGTTTATCGGATTGGCATTGGAACATTTTATCTATGGTGAGCATGCTCTGCTTTTCTATGGTGCGGCAACACTCAATGTCACCATCATCATGTCAATGGTTGCATTGGCTGCTATTATGATCATAGGGTGGCTGTTTATGTATAAGCAACACTTCGTACATATACAAAAAAGTGAGAGGCCAAAAAGATCAAGATGGTTATTTTATAAACTCTTGGCAAAAGAGGCCTACGTCTCTGACTTCTTTATCAAATACATTAAAATTTTCAAGAAGGGTTGA
- a CDS encoding carbon monoxide dehydrogenase beta subunit family protein — translation MANQGPAYYSPYPAATYEGVITPPEGKALLLEDVVDEEIAMREIARVMLTSENATIFPGPQVLYGWNEEAKKKATLIKEMAEVLNAKMIPMYDYRPKYPKIDAEVEINPNHPNLTIWHNNIKAAIFIGVHCHYANVALKIVRAETDCYTIAICGLSGHEDAMATLRDQHSHELEKFIKIAKEVKAELGK, via the coding sequence ATGGCAAACCAAGGTCCTGCGTATTATTCACCGTATCCTGCGGCTACGTATGAAGGTGTAATCACACCACCAGAAGGAAAAGCACTTTTGTTGGAAGATGTGGTTGATGAAGAAATTGCAATGAGAGAAATTGCAAGAGTGATGTTGACAAGTGAAAATGCAACTATTTTCCCTGGTCCACAAGTATTATATGGTTGGAATGAAGAAGCTAAGAAGAAAGCTACTCTTATCAAAGAGATGGCAGAGGTTCTTAACGCTAAAATGATTCCAATGTATGATTACAGACCAAAGTATCCAAAAATTGATGCTGAAGTTGAGATCAACCCAAATCACCCGAACTTAACAATTTGGCATAATAACATCAAAGCAGCAATTTTCATTGGTGTACACTGTCACTATGCGAATGTCGCATTAAAAATTGTAAGAGCAGAGACAGATTGTTATACGATCGCGATCTGTGGTTTGTCAGGGCATGAAGATGCAATGGCTACATTAAGAGACCAGCACTCTCACGAACTTGAAAAATTCATCAAGATCGCTAAAGAAGTTAAAGCTGAGCTTGGAAAATAG